A window from Neodiprion fabricii isolate iyNeoFabr1 chromosome 2, iyNeoFabr1.1, whole genome shotgun sequence encodes these proteins:
- the LOC124175086 gene encoding elongation of very long chain fatty acids protein-like, whose product MLSEQLEWMYAKYNDTDPRTSRLFLMSDSWPVITIVATYIYFCGSAGQEYMKNKQPYTLRKTLIVYNCIQVLLSIYVFKEALMMGWWYDFSYTCQPVDYSERPSAMLVARVSHFYFLCKLTELLDTVFFVLRKKERQITFLHLYHHASMPLYIWIGVRYYAGVGHLTFMGLLNSFVHIFMYSYYMLAAFGPEMQKSLMAWKKYITIMQIVQFLVVGLHTVQVFVIDCDVPKFPAALMVLNSILFCYLFTSFYIANYVKSSTNEVESRSLSRHTLTGRKSD is encoded by the exons ATGCTTTCTGAACAATTGGAGTGGATGTACGCTAAATACAATGACACGG atCCCAGAACTAGCAGGTTGTTTTTAATGTCCGACTCATGGCCCGTGATTACAATAGTTGCGACGTACATTTACTTCTGCGGTTCAGCAGGCCAagaatatatgaaaaataagcaGCCCTACACCTTGCGCAAGACTCTGATAGTATACAACTGTATTCAAGTTCTACTCAGTATTTACGTATTCAAAGAGGCTTTGATGATGGGCTGGTGGTACGATTTTAGCTACACGTGTCAACCGGTGGATTATTCAGAGAGACCATCAGCAATGCTA GTAGCCAGAGTTTCCCATTTTTACTTCCTGTGCAAGCTGACCGAGCTCCTGGACACGGTGTTTTTTGTACTACGGAAAAAGGAGCGTCAAATCACGTTTCTTCACCTTTATCATCATGCCTCAATGCCATTATACATTTGGATCGGAGTTCGCTATTACGCCGGTGTAGGTCATCTGACGTTTATGGGGCTGTTGAACAGCTTTGTTCACATATTTATGTACAGCTATTACATGCTAGCGGCATTTGGGCCGGAAATGCAAAAATCCTTAATGGCCTGGAAAAAGTATATAACAATAATGCAAATAGTACAATTTCTCGTTGTCGGTTTACACACTGTGCAAGTGTTTGTCATTGATTGCGATGTGCCAAAATTTCCCGCTGCTTTGATGGTGTTGAATAGTATTTTATTCTGCTACCTATTCACATCTTTTTACATTGCAAACTATGTTAAAAGTAGTACCAATGAAGTCGAGAGCAGAAGTCTATCGAGACATACCCTCACTGGTCGAAAATCCGACTAA